ACCGGCAGCATACTTTTCGAGCAACCGGCGATTTTCACGTTGATCAATAAAGAAGCCGGTTTTCTGCCCGCGCAGCCAATCGATATTGAATCTCAATCCGTTTTCCAGGGCGACGGGGTCTACGTTTTGCCCGCCCAACAGGTAATCGTTGTCGGCTTCAATGCCTGCTTTAAAGGGAAGTGTTCCTTCTGATTTATAAAAAATATTTTCAAGGTTATCTTTTCCCAGTACACGCTGTAATGCGTCAACGATTTTTTCTTTATCGCCATCCATTCCTACAGAATGTGCCTGGACTACCGCCGTTTTTCCGTACATGTCGATAATAAGTCCCGGTAAATGGTCTCCTTCGCCATGAATCAACCGGAAGATGTTGTTGCCAGCGTGCAACAATCCAATCTTCATGCGCATCCGGTATGCGGAAGAAATGCGACACGCGTAGAAATCCTCATTTATGGTTTCGTCTGTAAAGGATAATATGCGGACGGAAATGCTGCCGACCTGGTAGTGCCCTACACCCAGGAATTCTCCACTGGCAGAAAAAACCCGTACAATGTCTCCTTCCTGAATGCCTTGCCCAGTTTTGGCGATGGCGCCGGAAAAGACCCAGGGATGAAACCGCTTGAGCGATTCTTCTTTTCTGGGGCGCAGGATGATCTGATTTGTTTTATTCGCTCCCATTGCTGATCAGGTGGTTGTAAATACGTAGGCAGGCCCATGCATCCATAGCTGCGTAATTTTTTTGAGCTTCGCTCAGGACGCTGGCTTCCCAATTGGAGAGGCGTTGATTTTTAGAAATCTTTTTCCCAAAAAGGATAGCATAGATCCGTTGCAAACCGTTGTCGTCAATGTCGTATTCATCAACAAAAGACTGCAGGTCGATAAAGTTTTGAGGTTTTTTGTCGGAGCGTTTTCGGATGGCGGCAAAATCGTCACGAAGTGAAAGCCCTATTTTCTTGATGTCCGGGTTGCAGATGATTTCGTCCAGTTCATCGGGATATCCGATTTTGTTTAACCGGAAGAGATAACATACCTCCATGGTGGAAAGCTGCATCAGCGCCACTTTGTGAGTCTGTCCCCGTTTAAATGCCGGTTTGGTTTCCGTGTCAAACCCTAATCGGGAATGTTTCATCAGGTCAGCCACCGCTTTCTCTACTTCACTTTCGTGATCTACAACTATTGTCTTTCCAGCAAAAACCTCTGACGGAAGTTCTGCTACTGCTTCTTTTGAAATGGTTAATCCCACAAATCCTCCTCGTTTAAATCGGTTTCCAGTAGATTGTCTTTCTCTTCGCTGTGGTAAAGTACGGAGTGTAACGGTCTCAATACATTGATCAGTTTTTGTCCCCAGTATGCCTGAAAGTTTTGTTGGCAAATGAGAAGTGCGTCATTCATCTGATCGGTCAAGCCATATTGATAAACCGAAACAAAATTCCTTACATCCTGATAGATGTCGGCGATATTTTCCGAAACAAATGCTGAAACCGGACGTTCGCTGTATTTCATATCCTCAACAAAAACATCCAGATAAACATCCTCCTCGCCCATGATGGATGAAACAGTGGCCGATACTCGGGTATAATCCTCTTCTTTGACAAACGTTTCGGGAGATTCATCGTTTATTTCCACAGTTTGAGGCAGGAGCGACGCCTTGATGTACATCAGGGGCAGGAGCTTGAGCATCTTGTCGATCCACTTTTCCCGCGAGGCAATTTCTCCATTTTCCAGAAAGGCGCAAAATTCTACGGCGACCGTCACGAAATCGATTACGGTAGATGAGTAAACTATATTGTCGGATTCTTTATTCAACATTTTATTACCAATTGTACTGCAAAAGTACTCATTTATTTTCAGACAACGATGAGGGTAATGCTCAATTCAATAGAGATTAAGCGTGGTTTATCCGGAAAAAGACTTACTTTTGCGCTAAATTTTTTATCCGGAAAAATGAAACTATCTAAAATACCATTGTTGGGACGCGTTGTTATCGCCATTGTCTCGGGAATTATCCTCGGTCAGTTTGTGCCGGTGTGGTTTGCACGAATCTTTGCCACGTTTAACGATTTATTCGGTAATTTCTTGTCGTTTATCATTCCGCTGATTATTCTCGGCTTAGTTGCTCCCGCTATTGGCGAGTTAGGGAAAGGAGCGGGGAGACTCTTGCTGATCACAACCGTTATTGCGTACATGTCTACTCTTTTTTCGGGTTTTTTTACCTTTTTTTCGTGTCAGGCTGTTTTTCCGAATATAATAACCGGCGCAATCGACACCGGATCGGTACAGGGCATTGATGAAGGTGCTGTGAAAACGTTTTTCAGTATAGGGATGCCTCCTATTATGGATGTGATGTCAGCTTTGATTTTGTCGTTTTGCATAGGGATCGGACTCTCCCTCATCAAGGGTGATACGTTGCAGAAAGCTTTTTCTGATTTCCGCGATATTGTGACGATGATTATCCGTACGGTAATCATTCCGTTACTACCCATTTATATTTTTGGAATGTTTCTCTCCATCTCCATCACCGGACAGGTTTACTCCGTGATTATGCTTTTCCTGAAAGTGATTTCGGTGATTTTCGTGTTACATATCCTGCTGCTGGTTATCCAGTATGTGGTAGCAGGCGCCATCTCGCGTCGTCATCCGCTGAAAGCGTTAAAGACGATGCTGCCTGCTTATATGACGGCATTGGGAACGGCTTCTTCAGCGGCAACCATCCCTGTGACGCTGCAATGTGCCCTCAACAATAAGATCAATCCCAGTATTGCTTCTTTTGTAATTCCACTGTGTGCCACCATCCATCTGGCGGGGAGCGCCATGAAAATTGTTGGATTTTCGCTAGCTATTATGTATTTCTTCGGCATACCGGTCGATCCGGGCACTTTTATCGGGTTTATCTTTATGGTGGGGATTACCATGATTGCGGCGCCGGGTGTTCCCGGCGGAGCCATTATGGCGGCCATCGGGATTATCCAGAGCATGTTAGGCTTTAACGAACAAATGATCGGATTGATGATTACGGTTTATATTGCGGTGGACAGTTTCGGAACTGCCTGCAATGTTACAGGCGACGGAGCCATTGCGCTGATTATGGATAAATGGGCAGGAACTTCGCGGACTTAAAACGGATTATCCGCTCTTGTCCCGGTGCCTTTGCGGAGTTTTTCTATCTCTAAGCGGAGAACCCTGTTCTCTTCCAGCATCTCCAGGTATTTGTTTTTATACTTTACGGAGTTTTCTTCCAAGGTGTCGGTTGTTTGTTCGACAGCGGCTGGCTGAACCGGAGTGCTTGTCATCTTCCCTTTCCCCGTGATAAGCCAATCAAGGTTTAGGTCCGGAAAAGCTTCCACGATATTGGACAGTTTGTCCGCACCAATCGAAGTTTTTACCTTACTGATATATCCCCGCGAAAAACCAACCCGCTCTTCAAATTTAGTTTGTCCCAGTCCTTTTGATTTTATGAATAACTTTAACCTGTCTATGAATTCCATATTTTGTATTGTTTCTCAGGTAATTATCAATTTTATTATTTAGAATAAATCTAAATTACTCCATAAATACTAATATTGCTTGTAATCACTGAATATATACAGTATATTTGCATTGTTAATTAATGTTTAATGCGTTGCAACAAAATTAGACATTTCACAAAGATATGAATAATCAGGCAAATACCATAAAACCGGTTACTAAAATATCGATACCCGATACACTATTAAGTTTAAAGGTAGGTGAAACTGTGATGATATCTGCGAGAACGATTAATTCCAGTTCTGTCAGGGCTGCCGCATCCCGTTTAAAGAAAATAAAGAAAGCACAGTTTATTGTAACCGAACAAGGTTTGATAAATGAAATTAAAGTAACCAGATTAAAATAATGAATATGAGTAAGTTCAATGTTTTTATTGTCTTTTTCGTTCTTTGTTCATGGTTGTTGTGCGAAAACGCAAAAGGAGCAAGAAAAGAAGCGGTCACTCTACATTCCAGTGAAGTAGATGTGGAGCAACAAAAGAGGGTATATGGAATGGTAACTGACCAGAGAGGAGAGACTTTGCCTTATGTTACTGTACTTATTAAAGGGACTAATATCGGTACAACTACTGATGAAAATGGTATTTATGAAATAAATGTAAATGGAGATGTAACGCTTATCTTTAGTTACATGGGTTTTAAGGATTATGAAGTAACAACAGCAGGAAAGACAAAGATCGATGTCATCCTTTTAGAGGATAATGTAAGGTTGGAAGAGGTAGTGGTAACCGGATATAATACAGTAGAAAGGAGGCATTTAGCCTCCTCCATCGAGTCTGTGGATATGGAAAGGGTTGTGAGTCGCCCCATCGTTAAACTTGAGGAGGCTTTTGCCGGAACTGTTCCTGGCGTGACCATGCTTCAGGGCAGCAATCTTCCCGGATCTGTTCCCGGAAGTATCTCTATCAGAGGAATAAGTACCCTGCAAAATGCAGCTCCACTGGTGATTGTGGATGGTATGGAACAGCCTCTCACTGACGTGGATCCGAATCAGATTAAGAGTATTAATATTCTGAAAGATGCTGCTGCAGCATCCATGTATGGATCAAGAGGTGCAAACGGAGTTATTATCATTGAGACTAACAGAGGAACGACAGGGCAGTTCAGGGTGAATGTGAATTCATGGTTTGCTATTCAAAATCCTCTCAATCTGCCGAAGTTTGTAAACTCGGCCGATTTTATGAAACTCAGAAATGAAGCACATACGTTACAAGGTCAGCCTCTGCTTTATACAGATTTGGATATCAGTCAGGCAGAAGAGGGCGTTACTCCCAATACCGATTGGATGAAAGAGATTATAGAAAGGCAAGCCACGGCTTACAATACAACGGCGAGTATTTCCGGAGGAGGAGGTGTAGGAACATTTAACCTTATGCTTGGTTATATTGAAGAGAACGGGATGAATAAGATTGAAGGTTCTGATAAGTTTAGTGCCCGTTTTAATACAAATATCAATATTGCGGACCGGTTTATTCTTTTGGCCGACTTTTATGCGCATCGATTGAAAGTAGACAGGCTTAGAAGGAACAATGACGGGCATGGATTGTATCAGATTGCCTGGAGAATGAATCCTACTCAGGGGGTGTTTTATAAAGACACGGATATCCCGAACCATTATATTCTTCACAATGATATGAACCCTGTGGCCTTTATTGATAAGGGAGGAACCTGGAACTATATGTATGATAAGAGTACGATCAATCTGCGCCCGCGTTATTATATTACGGATGATCTCAACTTTGAGGGAAACGTATCGTATATGATTGATAAATCAGCAAGCAAATGGAGACGTTTAACACATAAGTTTTTCGATGGAGACGGCAAGCCGGTGACAACATGGGGTAATGATATTGGTGCTGAACAGAACGTGAGTCAGAGCCAGTTGACCGGAAGGGCCCTGTTGAATTTCGAAAAAGAATTGAGGGGAGGTAAGGATAAACTTTATGCCGTGGGGGGGACAGAAGTAATGTCCTATATATTCACAGATTATCGGGAAATAACTAAAGCATCCTTTTTCTCCAAGCTAAACTACTCTTTTGATGACAGATATTTGCTGGAAGCAACTGCTAGAACCGATGGAAGCAGCAAGTTCGCTCCCGGCCGTCAGTGGGGTTTTTTTCCTTCAGTCTCTTTTGGGTGGAATGCTCATAATGAAGCTTTCATGAGGCCATTGAAAGAATCGGGGGCTATCTCTAATCTTAAAATAAGGGCTTCCTGGGGAAGAATCGGAAATGAGAATGTAGATCCCTATTTGTGGCAGGAAGTAGTGAATACCTGGGGATGGACTATGCGAGTGCCGAATCCGGATTTTACTTGGGAAAAGCAGAATCAAGGGAACCTTGGGTTGGATTTTGGGGTGCTGAATAACCGCTTGACAGTTACTGCCGATATTTATAAAAAACATTCATTTGACCTGATATACTCCGACTTTCCGGTTCCGCCGTTAACAGGATCGTATTATCTGACATCCTCAGTAAATATTGGGGAGGTTGAAAACAAGGGATGGGAGATCTCGGCAAAATGGACAGACCAGCTTGATGAGTTCTCGTACAGTATAGGCGGGATGTTGTTCGACAACAGGAATCAGGTTCTTAAGGCCGGATATAACACAACGGATACATTGATATTCAAAGGAACGAACGACCGGATTTGGTATCGGGGTATCCCCATTAATAACTATTACGGTTACCGAACCGACGGTTATTTCCAAAATCAGGAAGAGATTGACGCAACAGCAGCAAAATTTCCCAATACGCTCCCCGGAGATATTAAGTACGTAGACCAGAACGGAGATGGTATATTAAATGATGAAGATAGGGCCTACTTAGGTGATACCGCACCTCACTTCAACTATTCTGTTACGTTAGATATGCGTTACAAAAATTGGGATTTCAGTTTGCTTGGCCAAGGTGTAGGAAAGAGAGTGGGCAGACTGGGAGGTCAGGAAGGTTATCCGGTGTTTGTGGATGGAGGGAGCAATAATCTGGGTGCTCCCCGTCAATACTATGCCGATAACCGTTGGACCCCTGAAACGCCGAATAGCCGCTTCCCCCGTGTCTGGACAGGCTCAAGCACGAATACATATTTAAGTGATGTATGGCTGAGCGATGCGTCTTTCTTCCGCATTAAATCGCTCCAGTTGGGTTATACCATGCCTAAAGTGAGGAATAACATAAGAAATCTTCGTATATATTTCAATGCTCAGGATTTTCTCACCTTTACCAATTGGGAGGGACTTGAGCCGGAGCGTGACGGAGGTAATGGGGCATATCCAAGGATGGCTACTTACAGCGTTGGTTTTCAGGTGACATTATTCTAAAATTAAAACTATACAATGATGAAAAAAATTATATATCTGATCTTGATAATGTTCGCGGTAAGCGGTTGTAACGACTTCTTGAATAAACGGGATCCTACTGCTACCTCTTTCGTTGAGTTTTTCAATGATGAAGAAGACTTGCGAAGAGTTGTGTATAGCAGTTATCTGGACGTTTTTACGCATCACACCTCAAGAGGGATAATCTTTTATATGGATGAAGGAAAGTCCGATAATGCATACAGCAGGCTTGAAGGAGACAGGCATCAGAATATTGCCAACGGGAATTTCAACAGCAATACCTATGATTTCCTCTATTATTATGAGCTTTATATGAAGCATCTGGGACGTTTGAACACGTTTATTGCTAATGCGGATGTGCCGTATGTGGAAGATGAGAGTGTGCGTGATAAATACCAGGGCATACTTGAGGCGTTGCGGATCTGGCACTATTTCAGGCTGACCATGCGATGGGGGAATGTTCCCTTTGTCCTGGAACCGGCTGATCTGGAGACTGCGCGCCAACCGGCCACACCCAAAGAAGAGATTCTAAAAACATTATTCCCTTTGGCCGACGAGATAGCAGCTAAATTGCCGCCCGATGAATATACTTCCGATAAATATATGTTCAACAGATACTCATTTAAGGCGCTTACTATGCGTTATGCTCTCTATAACGGCAGGTATGAGTTGGCTGCAAAACTGGCAAAAGAGATTATGGACAGTAAGAAATATTCCCTCCATTCAGTATATGGTGATCTTTTTAATTACAAGGCTGCAAAAACGAATAATGAGTTTATTATATGGTTTGATATGGCAAGCCATAACAATAGTGCAACACAATCATTCCAGCATTTGGGGCCTCATTATAGGACAGGACCCGGACAATCATACTGTGTGCCTACGAAAGCATTGGTCGATGCTTACTGGACCGCACAGGGAAGACCCATTGATGAATGTCCGTTGCATACTAAAGAGGAGTATGAACTAAACCCATCTCTAAACAGAGATCCCCGTTACAGTGCGTCAATTATGGGTCATGGAGATAATTTTTATGGTGAGACTATAGACATTTACAATGAAAACTCTCCAATGTTCTATCAAAAACTGAGGTCCAGCAGAACGGGTTTCTGGTTCAAAAAGTTTGTGGATGAAACGGATGCTTTCAAAAGCGGCGGTAGTATGGATTTCCCATTACTGCGTTATGCCGAGGTACTACTGACCTATGCCGAAGCAAAGATCATGCTTAACCAGATCGATGATCTGGCAAAGAAATGTATCAATGATGTAAGAAGAAGAGCTGGTCTGGATATGAATTTTGCCGATGTTACTCTTCCTGCGTATGCTTCGTATACTCAACAACAGTGGGTTGAGTTGATCCGGAATGAACGAAGGTTGGAACTTGCTGCAGAAGGTCAACGTTATGATGATATTATCCGTTGGAAGATTGCAGAGAATGTTTTAAACAAGCCGGCAGAAGGACATACGAGGATCGTTGAGGGACGTAAGGAAACATTAAAGGTGGAGGACCGGTCCTTTAAATCCCACAACTACCTATGGCCGTTCCATGAGAACAGCCTGAAAGTGGAACCGGGACTTGTTCAAAACCCCGGATACTAAAAGATGGTTTTTGAAACAATAGGAAAATGAATTCTTTTTTTGGGGGGCGGATTCTAAATCCGCCCCTTATATTTCCCGGATATTTATTCCGATAGGTTTACATATCACTTCGTTGTAACTTTCATTTACTTTTCTCCGACCTGTATAGCTCATCACTCCGCAGTAATGATAAACCACAGCTCAGTCTGTTATATTTGCCCCAACGGGTTAAACAAAATTAAGGGTCTGAAACTTGGATATCTCAAAAGATTCCATTAATTTGCACTTTCGTTGCGATGTAATCTGCTACTCAGGATTTTCTGGCCTGTGTGGTCCCATTGAGCCTGCTCCTGCAGGATTGAGGTTTACCTGTGTCCAAGACAGGTATTTACGCCTGTCAGAGGTGAGAAATTGAAAAAACCTTGCTTAAAAAACAATGAAAAAAAATGAACGCGCACCCAGCGTGTACCGGCTTGCTCACCTGTGGCCCCTCGCAGTCATCATTATCGGAATAGGGGCATGCGCTGCCGGTGCGGCCGTTTCTCAACCTTACTGGGATTTCTTCGGATTGCTTCTTATCCTCTCTCTGGCAGCGTTGCTTGGCGGAGCCCTGTTTGGTTTTCTTTTTGGAGTGCCGCGATTGAACCGGAACTATGATCCGCGGGAAGATTATGGACGTACCACAAAGTACATGCCCAATACAAATCTCGAAGAGGTGTCGGACTGGCTGACAAAAATTATTATCGGGGTTACGCTGACACAACTGACAAAGATTCCCGGTTACCTGCAGGACATGGCGGACTATATTGTTGCAAACAGCAACTGCAGCACCCTGGATTGTAACTTTGCCGGGCCGGTGATTATCTCGCTCTTTATCTATTTCTTTATAGCCGGTTTTATATCCGGTTACTACTACACCCGGATATTCCTGCCTAACCTGTTTTCCGTTATGGAGGAAAATAGCATCCTTAAAGCCGAGACTGCCATCTGGAGAGAAGGTGGCAAAAAAATGTTCTCCCTGGCCGGTGAGCCGGAGGTCTCCCATAAGATTGAGTACTTCACCGACAAGGAGAGAGAGATGCTGCAAAAGATTAAAGTGCAAAATAACGTGTTTGCCGGCATTCATAAGCTGAGCCATCAGGAATATGCTGTCCTGAACGTGTTGATTGCAAAGGGAATAGTTGAGATCTATCCCGGTAACCTTTCAACAGGGAAGGAAACGTTGCACATCACTGACGAAGAGGTATTGCAATCGCTGCAATAAATAGAGACCGGGGATCGAAAGCCAGATGGCGCGAGCCCTAAACAAATTGTACAAAACCACTTAAATTAAAAAGCAATGAAACCGCCCGTTTTAGGAAAAAAACTCTTGAGGGATTATCCCGCAGCGGAGAGCTCCTCCGGTGTATTGCACCGTGAAGCTCTTGCCAATGACACGGAAGAGAATCCGCTTTATACAGGAAGATACCTGCTCATTCTCAGGGATGGGAATAAAGACGTGGTAAAAACCACCAAACTGCTCGAAACGAAATGGGGATTTTTGGTTGCCAATACGGCTGATTTTGTGTCGGAACCCATGTGCGAAAGCAGGATAAAGGATGCGGATGCATTGTTTTACAATGAATTGGGTATTGCCCTTGTGGCGGTAGACGATGATAAAATGAAACTGTTGCATACAGCACAAGCCGATTATGTTGTAGAACCGGAAAAAGTAGTTTATATTCCCGACGATGTTCCGGTTGACACAGCCGTAAACTCCACCTGGGGGATTAGGGCTGTAAAGGCGCATGAGTCGGCATATACCGGGGCAGGGATAAAAGTCGCTGTGCTGGATACCGGTTTCGATATGAAGCATCCAGACTTTAAAGGGAGAAGTCTTACGGCCTTTTCATTTGTTCCCGATGAAGCTGTGGATGACCTCCACGGGCATGGAACGCATTGTATCGGGATTGTTTGCGGTTCGTCGGGTTTACGAGATATGCGGTACGGTGTGGCTCCGGAAGCTCAGATTTATGCGGGAAAAGTGTTGAATAATGGGGGAAGGG
This portion of the Petrimonas sulfuriphila genome encodes:
- a CDS encoding class I SAM-dependent rRNA methyltransferase, which translates into the protein MGANKTNQIILRPRKEESLKRFHPWVFSGAIAKTGQGIQEGDIVRVFSASGEFLGVGHYQVGSISVRILSFTDETINEDFYACRISSAYRMRMKIGLLHAGNNIFRLIHGEGDHLPGLIIDMYGKTAVVQAHSVGMDGDKEKIVDALQRVLGKDNLENIFYKSEGTLPFKAGIEADNDYLLGGQNVDPVALENGLRFNIDWLRGQKTGFFIDQRENRRLLEKYAAGKDVLNMFCYTGGFSVYALRGGARSVHSVDSSAKAVSLTDENIRLNFGEEPRHTSFSEDAFKFLKASTANAYDLIVLDPPAFAKHRGAISNALQGYKRLNLAALEKIKQEGILFTFSCSQAINKEQFRLAVFSAAAISGRKVSILHQLTQPADHPINIYHPEGEYLKGLVLFVE
- a CDS encoding 3'-5' exonuclease domain-containing protein 2, which produces MGLTISKEAVAELPSEVFAGKTIVVDHESEVEKAVADLMKHSRLGFDTETKPAFKRGQTHKVALMQLSTMEVCYLFRLNKIGYPDELDEIICNPDIKKIGLSLRDDFAAIRKRSDKKPQNFIDLQSFVDEYDIDDNGLQRIYAILFGKKISKNQRLSNWEASVLSEAQKNYAAMDAWACLRIYNHLISNGSE
- a CDS encoding DUF5063 domain-containing protein — its product is MLNKESDNIVYSSTVIDFVTVAVEFCAFLENGEIASREKWIDKMLKLLPLMYIKASLLPQTVEINDESPETFVKEEDYTRVSATVSSIMGEEDVYLDVFVEDMKYSERPVSAFVSENIADIYQDVRNFVSVYQYGLTDQMNDALLICQQNFQAYWGQKLINVLRPLHSVLYHSEEKDNLLETDLNEEDLWD
- a CDS encoding dicarboxylate/amino acid:cation symporter, with product MKLSKIPLLGRVVIAIVSGIILGQFVPVWFARIFATFNDLFGNFLSFIIPLIILGLVAPAIGELGKGAGRLLLITTVIAYMSTLFSGFFTFFSCQAVFPNIITGAIDTGSVQGIDEGAVKTFFSIGMPPIMDVMSALILSFCIGIGLSLIKGDTLQKAFSDFRDIVTMIIRTVIIPLLPIYIFGMFLSISITGQVYSVIMLFLKVISVIFVLHILLLVIQYVVAGAISRRHPLKALKTMLPAYMTALGTASSAATIPVTLQCALNNKINPSIASFVIPLCATIHLAGSAMKIVGFSLAIMYFFGIPVDPGTFIGFIFMVGITMIAAPGVPGGAIMAAIGIIQSMLGFNEQMIGLMITVYIAVDSFGTACNVTGDGAIALIMDKWAGTSRT
- a CDS encoding helix-turn-helix transcriptional regulator — protein: MEFIDRLKLFIKSKGLGQTKFEERVGFSRGYISKVKTSIGADKLSNIVEAFPDLNLDWLITGKGKMTSTPVQPAAVEQTTDTLEENSVKYKNKYLEMLEENRVLRLEIEKLRKGTGTRADNPF
- a CDS encoding TonB-dependent receptor encodes the protein MSKFNVFIVFFVLCSWLLCENAKGARKEAVTLHSSEVDVEQQKRVYGMVTDQRGETLPYVTVLIKGTNIGTTTDENGIYEINVNGDVTLIFSYMGFKDYEVTTAGKTKIDVILLEDNVRLEEVVVTGYNTVERRHLASSIESVDMERVVSRPIVKLEEAFAGTVPGVTMLQGSNLPGSVPGSISIRGISTLQNAAPLVIVDGMEQPLTDVDPNQIKSINILKDAAAASMYGSRGANGVIIIETNRGTTGQFRVNVNSWFAIQNPLNLPKFVNSADFMKLRNEAHTLQGQPLLYTDLDISQAEEGVTPNTDWMKEIIERQATAYNTTASISGGGGVGTFNLMLGYIEENGMNKIEGSDKFSARFNTNINIADRFILLADFYAHRLKVDRLRRNNDGHGLYQIAWRMNPTQGVFYKDTDIPNHYILHNDMNPVAFIDKGGTWNYMYDKSTINLRPRYYITDDLNFEGNVSYMIDKSASKWRRLTHKFFDGDGKPVTTWGNDIGAEQNVSQSQLTGRALLNFEKELRGGKDKLYAVGGTEVMSYIFTDYREITKASFFSKLNYSFDDRYLLEATARTDGSSKFAPGRQWGFFPSVSFGWNAHNEAFMRPLKESGAISNLKIRASWGRIGNENVDPYLWQEVVNTWGWTMRVPNPDFTWEKQNQGNLGLDFGVLNNRLTVTADIYKKHSFDLIYSDFPVPPLTGSYYLTSSVNIGEVENKGWEISAKWTDQLDEFSYSIGGMLFDNRNQVLKAGYNTTDTLIFKGTNDRIWYRGIPINNYYGYRTDGYFQNQEEIDATAAKFPNTLPGDIKYVDQNGDGILNDEDRAYLGDTAPHFNYSVTLDMRYKNWDFSLLGQGVGKRVGRLGGQEGYPVFVDGGSNNLGAPRQYYADNRWTPETPNSRFPRVWTGSSTNTYLSDVWLSDASFFRIKSLQLGYTMPKVRNNIRNLRIYFNAQDFLTFTNWEGLEPERDGGNGAYPRMATYSVGFQVTLF
- a CDS encoding RagB/SusD family nutrient uptake outer membrane protein — encoded protein: MKKIIYLILIMFAVSGCNDFLNKRDPTATSFVEFFNDEEDLRRVVYSSYLDVFTHHTSRGIIFYMDEGKSDNAYSRLEGDRHQNIANGNFNSNTYDFLYYYELYMKHLGRLNTFIANADVPYVEDESVRDKYQGILEALRIWHYFRLTMRWGNVPFVLEPADLETARQPATPKEEILKTLFPLADEIAAKLPPDEYTSDKYMFNRYSFKALTMRYALYNGRYELAAKLAKEIMDSKKYSLHSVYGDLFNYKAAKTNNEFIIWFDMASHNNSATQSFQHLGPHYRTGPGQSYCVPTKALVDAYWTAQGRPIDECPLHTKEEYELNPSLNRDPRYSASIMGHGDNFYGETIDIYNENSPMFYQKLRSSRTGFWFKKFVDETDAFKSGGSMDFPLLRYAEVLLTYAEAKIMLNQIDDLAKKCINDVRRRAGLDMNFADVTLPAYASYTQQQWVELIRNERRLELAAEGQRYDDIIRWKIAENVLNKPAEGHTRIVEGRKETLKVEDRSFKSHNYLWPFHENSLKVEPGLVQNPGY
- a CDS encoding S8 family serine peptidase is translated as MKPPVLGKKLLRDYPAAESSSGVLHREALANDTEENPLYTGRYLLILRDGNKDVVKTTKLLETKWGFLVANTADFVSEPMCESRIKDADALFYNELGIALVAVDDDKMKLLHTAQADYVVEPEKVVYIPDDVPVDTAVNSTWGIRAVKAHESAYTGAGIKVAVLDTGFDMKHPDFKGRSLTAFSFVPDEAVDDLHGHGTHCIGIVCGSSGLRDMRYGVAPEAQIYAGKVLNNGGRGAQAWILDGMTWAANNGCRVLSMSLGSKVLPGQSYDIAYERAAQFALSKGTLIVAAAGNDSKRSENQFSPVSSPADCPSILAVGAVNSTLQVADFSNRALNESGLVDLAAPGVGIYSSWPMPARYRTLSGTSMATPHVAGVVALLCEKFPDATPAMIGQELIRTAGRLSSPAEDIGAGISLAP